GCAGATTAAAAATTTGCATGCTTTTTTAAAAAACTCTTACTTTGGGCCGCTAAAATAAATAAGTGGCTCATGATAAATCGAAAGATTGCCAGAATTATTTCCGGTTTTTTTGCTGTTATATTTTTGCTGGCATTATTTTCTTTTCTGATCTGGTTCTTTAACCCTAAAAAAACATTAGAGGTGTTCATTTTGAATAAAACAGTACCCACAAAAGAACGTAATGAACACAAATCATTTCATTGGGTGCTGAACAACAACCGATATGTAAAATCCAACCACGACCGATATAAACTTAAGGAGGATTATTACGGTTTTTTCCCTATTGACCCCGAAGAACAACAATTTGATTTCAGGAATATTGCTCTGAGCGAGATAAATCAAATTTCCAGCAATACAGATATTGCTTATTATGCGGATACCTACGGAGTTTATTATAATGACTGGTATCAGAATTTGGAAGCAAAAACGAAAACGGAACAAAAAGTTTACGGGGGTCTGAATCAAAACGATTATTTGTTGCTTAAAGCGCTTATTGATAAAGAAAAGACCATTGTTACCGAATTTGTGCTATTGAATAAAACGACTTCTCCCCAGATAAGAAAAAAAACGGAGGAGCTGTTGAATTTTAATTGGGAAGGCTGGATAGGCCGATACTTTCATTCTCTGGATTTTGAAGAAAATCCCGACTTTCCAAAATGGATTGTGAACCTTTATGAGGAACAAAATGATGCAAAATGGAATTACAAAGGTTCCGGAATTGTTTTGATTCACAGATTCGGAACAACAATTGTATTGGAAGGATCCAGACATTTGACCCGGGACGTGCCTGAAATCCAAACTCAAAGAAAGTTTGCTGAAAAATTCGGACTTCCCCTAATCCTTGAGTATCCTTACTGGTTTGATATAGTGACGACAAATTCTCCGAATGAGACAGTGGCTCATTTTGAATTACCCACAACTGCTCTCGGTGATTCCCTGCTTGCCGGTTACGATATTAATGCAACATTTCCTGCCATTATTAACCATTCCGGAAGCTACAACCTGTATTATTTTGCAGGCGATTTCTGCCAAAATCCCGTTGATACGAGACTTTCTTTTTTTTCTGGTATACAATGGATTGATTTTCTTTTTTATTCCGATGATAAAGCAGACCGGGCAAAGTTTTTTTGGAAATATTATATCCCTCTAATGAAGGGAATACTGGAGGATACCTATACTGAGACCAATCCCTGATGGGTTCTGAAAATCAAACAGCATATTGGGAGATTTTCCGGAAAAAAGTTAAATTTGGAGTTCAGGTGGAAAATAACAACACATTGTATGAAAAATCACAATACCAACCTTACCGTAACAATCATCCAGACGAAACTGTTTTGGGAGCAAACCGACAGAAATCTAGATCATTTTAAGGCCAAAATTAACGAGATATCTCAGGAAACGGATCTGGTTATTCTTCCCGAGATGTTCAGCACGGGGTTTTCAATGCAGCCTGAAAAATTGGCTGAGCCCACGGAGGGTAAGACCCTAAAGTGGATGCAATCAATGGCTTCCGCAAAAAATGTCACATTGACCGGTAGTGTAATCATTCATGAAAACGGCAATTATTACAACCGGTTGTTCGTTGTATTCCCGGATGGCAGTTATAAAATCTATGATAAAAGGCATCTCTTCAGAATGGGAGAAGAGAACAAACATTACACGGCAGGCAAGAATAGGGTAATATTTAATTTGGGAAAGTGGCGCATATTACCGCTGATCTGCTATGATTTACGTTTTCCCGTTTGGAGCCGCAATCGTAATGATTATGATTTGGCACTTTATATTGCCAACTGGCCTGAAGTTCGAAGGCATGTATGGAGAACCCTTCTTATAGCCCGTGCAATGGAAAATCAAGTTTATATTGCAGGCGTGAACAGAATAGGTGAAGATGGTAACGGGCTCACTTACTCAGGAGATTCCATGGTGATAGACCCCCGTGGAAATATCCTGAGCACAACCGAATCCCATCAGGAATCCGTTGAAACACTGAACCTGTCTCTTGATGAATTGAACCGTTTCAGGGAGAAGTTTCCGGTTGGCAAAGATGCCGACGAGTTTGTCATAAAATAATGTGATATGCTTGAAACACAAGAGAAATTAAATTTCAAAGATCGCAGAAAGATCTACCTTCGATACAGAGATTTGCTTCAAAAATCCAAAGCTTTCCTGAAAGAAGAGGATACCGAAGTTATAAGAAAAGCTGTAGATGATGCCATCAGGCATTATCAAAATGAGAAACTGGCCAGCGGAGAACCCTTCATACTTCATCTTTTAGAGGTGGCAAGGATTGTGGTGGAAGAAATCGGTATGGCTACCAAGTCAGTATTGGCTAGTTTGCTTTACGATCTGGTACGAAGAGATAAGCTGACGCTTAATTATGTGGAAGAGGAGTACGGGCAAAAAGTCAGTGAAATTGTGGAAGGACTGCTTAAGATTTTTGAAATCAAAACAAGCGAAACCAAATTTCAGCCGGAGAATTTCAGAAAACTGCTGTTAACCCTTTCCAATGATATACGGGTAATATTAATACGCCTGTCCATCCTCCTTGACGAAATGAGGCGTATGGACTATATGCCCAAAGATCACCAGGTTAAAACTTCT
The Bacteroidales bacterium genome window above contains:
- a CDS encoding amidohydrolase, which produces MKNHNTNLTVTIIQTKLFWEQTDRNLDHFKAKINEISQETDLVILPEMFSTGFSMQPEKLAEPTEGKTLKWMQSMASAKNVTLTGSVIIHENGNYYNRLFVVFPDGSYKIYDKRHLFRMGEENKHYTAGKNRVIFNLGKWRILPLICYDLRFPVWSRNRNDYDLALYIANWPEVRRHVWRTLLIARAMENQVYIAGVNRIGEDGNGLTYSGDSMVIDPRGNILSTTESHQESVETLNLSLDELNRFREKFPVGKDADEFVIK